The genomic stretch TTTGATTGGCTAAAAGAAAAGGAGCCTGCCACGAGGGACACAGAAATCCCTAAGTGACAGACTCCACCTAAAAAATCCCGTATGAATGATTTTCCTTTGAATTTTAGAATATTTCAGGGAATTTGTCAAGAAAATGATTTTCAGTGTTGTTCGTCTGTGATATTGTCATATTGTAACGCTTCAGTGAAAATGTCAGTATGAGACAGGAGCGAATTCCATTGAGCAAAAAAGAATTGTAGCGTTACAAAGTCATTCGTCAATGGATCGAAGGGTATATCACGGGAAAACAAGCTGCCGAATTGTTATCGCTAAGTCTTCGTCAGGTTTATCGCCTCAAAAAACGAGTCCTTGAGGAGGATGAAAACGGAGTCATTCACAAAAACCGGGGGCGAAAACCTGCACATGCCTTATCCGAAGACATCCGGCAAAAAATCCTGAATCTCCGCCAAAGTGAAA from Caldibacillus debilis DSM 16016 encodes the following:
- a CDS encoding helix-turn-helix domain-containing protein codes for the protein MRQWIEGYITGKQAAELLSLSLRQVYRLKKRVLEEDENGVIHKNRGRKPAHALSEDIRQKILNLRQSE